The DNA segment CCCCAGGTCCACCACGGCATCCACCAGGTCCCGGATGAAGGCCGTACAGGTGGGGGGACGCTCCTCGGGCCGCTTGGCCAGGACGCGGTCGAACACGCGCCGCCAGCCGTCGGGGAGGACGCCGAGGACAGGCGGCTGGACCTCCACGGGGGGCTCGTTGACGATGCGGTAAAGAATCGTATTGATGGAAGTGCCCGGGAAGGGCGACTGGCCGCTCATCAACTCGAAGACCAAAACTCCGAAGCTGAAGATGTCCGACCGGCTGTCCACCCTGCCCTCGCGGATCTGCTCGGGGCTGGCGTAGCTCGGGGTGCCCAGGAAGGTGCCGGTCTGGGTGAGGCTGGCGTCCTCCCGCTTGGCGATGCCGAAGTCCATGAGCTTGGTGCGGCCGTCGTCGGCCACCATCACGTTCCCGGGCTTCACGTCGCGGTGGACGACCCCCATGGCATGGGCGTGGTCCAGGGCTTCGGCGATCCCGATCGCGATCCGCAGCCGTTCCTTCAAAGGCAGGGGGGCGGCGCCCTTGATCAGCTCGTCCAGGGGATGCCCGGGGACGAACTCCATGGCCAGGAAGGGTCCCAGCCCCTCTTCCTCGCCCACATCGTAGATGGCCACGATCCCCGGGTGGTTGAGGAGGCCTGAGACTTCCGCTTCTCTCTGGAAACGGAGGAGATATTCGTGCCGATCCGCCTCGGTGCGAACGGAATCGAGCCGCACCAGCTTGATGGCGACCTTGCGCTTGATGCGGGGGTCTTCCGCCAAGACGACGCTCCCCATGGCGCCGGATCCGAGCAGGCGCAACACTTGGTAGCGGCCGATCGCTTGGGGAAGGTTCTGGTGGTCGAGGTCGCCCATGGTTGACATCCTATCGGCCACGTCCCGGATGAAGCTGTAGATCATCAGGTTTTTCGTGGATTTTCCAACCTGCACTGCCACACTATAAACATGTCCGCTTCCGGGCTGTGGGAGGTCTATTCCGGTGGAAGTCGTCAAGACCGTCGTGCTCGTCACCTACTTCACGCTGCTCACCATCCTCAGCATCTATGGGGCGCACCGCCTGTGGATGCTCCTCCTCTACTACCGCCACAAGAAGGACGTCCCCCAGCCCGTGGGCGACGATTCCTACCTGCCGGTGGTGACGGTCCAGCTCGCCGTGTTCAACGAGATGAACGTCATCGAGCGGCTGATGGACCATGTCGTCCGCATGGACTGGCCCAAGGACAAGCTGGAGATCCAGGTGCTGGACGATTCCACGGACGAGACCGTGAAGGTCGCCAGCGCCGTGGTGGACCGCTACAAGGCCCTGGGTTTCGACATCCACTACCTGCACCGGACGGACCGCACGGGCTTCAAGGCCGGCGCCCTCTCCGAAGGCCTGAAGGTGGCCAAGGGCGAAGTCGTGGCGATGTTCGACGCCGACTTCCTTCCCACCGAGGACTTCCTGCGCAAGGCCGTGCCCCATTTCGCCGACGGCAAGGTGGCCTTCGTCCAGGGCTGCTGGGCGCACCTCAACCGCGAGTTCTCCCTGCTCACCCAGGTCCAGGCGATCCTGCTGGACGGCCATTTCGTGTTCGAGCACACCGCCCGCCACCGCTCCAAGGCCTTCTTCAACTTCAGCGGCACTGCCGGAATGTGGCGCGTGTCCGCCATCGCCGACGCCGGCGGCTGGGAGCACGACACCATCACCGAGGACGCGGACCTGTCCTACCGCGCCCAGCTCAAGGGCTGGAAGGGCGTCTACCTCAAGGACCTCGTCGTTCCCGCCGAGCTGCCCGTGGAGGTCAACGCCTTCAAGAGCCAGCAGCACCGCTGGGCCAAGGGCAACGCCCAGGTCATCCGCAAGCTGATGAAGGTCATCTGGAAGAGCGACGAGAGCCTGCACACGAAGCTGGAGTGCTGGTTCCACCTCACCGCCAACTGCAACTACATGCTGATGGTGGTGCTGTCCGTCATCATGGTACCGGCGATGGTCTTCCGGGCCGGAACGCCCGTGGACGTCCTGCTGATGACCGACGGCCCCTTCTTCCTGCTGAACGCCGTCAGCGTCGGCCTCTATTTCGGCCTGTCCCAGAAGGAACTGACCGACAACACCGGCTGGAAGGACCGCCTCAAGTACATCCCCGGCCTGATGAGCCTGGGGATCGGCCTCGCCCTGAACCAGGCCAAGGCCGTGCTGGAGGGCTTCTTCACCGACGACAAGGAGTTCAAGCGCACCCCCAAGCTGGGCGTCGACGCGAATGGCAAGGCCATCAGCAAGCGCGCCTACAAGGTGCCCAAGAGCCTGCTCACCTTCCTGGAGCTGGGCTTCGCCGTCTACTATTTCGGCGCGGTGATCGTGGCCATCTCCATCCGCAAGTGGGCCTCCGTGCCCTTCCTGCTGCTGTTCTTCAACGGGTTCGCCTACATGAGCATCCTGTCCCTGGCGGACATGAAGCTGTTCCGCCGCCTGGCCATGGAAGAGCCCTCCGACGACGCCCAGAGCGCCGCGAACTTCATCCAGTAGCGCGGATCACCCGATCAGGGCCCATGGCCCGTCCCGCCTCCTCCCGCCCCCGCGCCGCCGCCCTGCGGTACCGGCCCGAGTCCCCGTTCGAGGACGCGGCGCCGCGGCTGGTGGCCAAGGGACAGGGGTTGCTGGCGGAACGCATCCTGGAGCTGGCCAAGCAGAACGGCGTGTCCATCTCGAAGGATCCCGATCTGCTGGCGGCCCTGGAGCCCCTGGACGTGAACCGCCTCATTCCTCCGGAACTCTTCCAGGCCGTCGCAGTCCTCCTGGCCGCCCTCTACCGGGCCAACCGGCAGATCGCGCCGCCTTCCTGACACGATGATCGACCTCCACTGCCATACCCTCCATTCCGATGGGACCGACACGCCCGAAGGGCTGGCCCTGCTCGGGGATGAGGCCCGGCTCACAGCCCTCTGCCTCACGGACCACGACACCCTCGGCGGAATTCCCGCGTTCCTGGCCATGCAGCCGCAGGTGAAGGTGCGCCTCCTGGTGGGCACTGAACTGAGCTGCAGCTTTTTGGGGCGCTCCCTTCACGT comes from the Geothrix sp. 21YS21S-4 genome and includes:
- a CDS encoding cellulose synthase family protein codes for the protein MEVVKTVVLVTYFTLLTILSIYGAHRLWMLLLYYRHKKDVPQPVGDDSYLPVVTVQLAVFNEMNVIERLMDHVVRMDWPKDKLEIQVLDDSTDETVKVASAVVDRYKALGFDIHYLHRTDRTGFKAGALSEGLKVAKGEVVAMFDADFLPTEDFLRKAVPHFADGKVAFVQGCWAHLNREFSLLTQVQAILLDGHFVFEHTARHRSKAFFNFSGTAGMWRVSAIADAGGWEHDTITEDADLSYRAQLKGWKGVYLKDLVVPAELPVEVNAFKSQQHRWAKGNAQVIRKLMKVIWKSDESLHTKLECWFHLTANCNYMLMVVLSVIMVPAMVFRAGTPVDVLLMTDGPFFLLNAVSVGLYFGLSQKELTDNTGWKDRLKYIPGLMSLGIGLALNQAKAVLEGFFTDDKEFKRTPKLGVDANGKAISKRAYKVPKSLLTFLELGFAVYYFGAVIVAISIRKWASVPFLLLFFNGFAYMSILSLADMKLFRRLAMEEPSDDAQSAANFIQ
- a CDS encoding EscU/YscU/HrcU family type III secretion system export apparatus switch protein, whose translation is MARPASSRPRAAALRYRPESPFEDAAPRLVAKGQGLLAERILELAKQNGVSISKDPDLLAALEPLDVNRLIPPELFQAVAVLLAALYRANRQIAPPS